In the genome of Coturnix japonica isolate 7356 chromosome 19, Coturnix japonica 2.1, whole genome shotgun sequence, one region contains:
- the INTS2 gene encoding integrator complex subunit 2 — MAECSGLQSVSPFAFEAMQKVDVVRLAALSDPELRLLLPCLVRMALCAPADQSQSWAQDKKLILRLLSGVEAVNSIVALLSVDFHALEQDASKEQQLRHKLGGGSGESVLVSQLQHGLTLEFEHSDSPRRLRLVLSELLAIMNKVSESNGEFFLKSSELFESPVYLEEAADVLCILQAELPSLLPIVDVAEALLHVKNGAWFLCLLVANVPDSFNEVCRGLIKNGERQDEESVGGRRRTEALRHLCKMNPSQALRVRGMVVEECHLPGLGVALTLDHTKNESSDDGVSDLVCFVSGLLLGTNAKVRTWFGTFIRNGQQRKRDNISSVLWQMRRQLLLELMGILPTVRSTHIVEEADVDTEPNVSVYSGLKEEHVVKASALLRLYCALMGIAGLKPTDEEAEQLLQLMTSRPPATPAGVRFVSLSFCMLLAFSTLVSTPEQEQLMVMWLSWMIKEEAYFESISGVSASFGEMLLLVAMYFHSNQLSAIIDLVCSTLGMKIVIKPSSLSRMKTIFTQEIFTEQVVTAHAVRVPVTGSLSANITGFLPIHCIYQLLRSRSFTKHKVSIKDWIYRQLCETTTPLHPQLLPLIDVYINSILTPASKSNPEATNQPVTEQEILNVFQGLTGGENTRPAQRYSITTQLLVLYYVLSYEEALLANTKILAAMQRKPKSYSSALMDQIPIKYLIRQAQGLQQELGGLHSALLRLLATNYPHLCIVEDWICEEQITGTDALLRRMLLTTIAKNHSPSQLQEAFSMLPGNHTQLMQILEHLTLLSAGELIPYAEVLTSNMNCLLNAGVPRRILQTVNKLWMVLNTVMPRRLWVMTVNALQPSVKIVRQQKYTQNDLMIDPLIVLRCDQRVHRSPPLMDITLHMLNGYLLASKAYLNAHLKETAEQDMRPSQNNAMGPETPEVTREELKNALLAAQDSAAVQILLEICLPTEEEKTQSSSTYSLLKSVQSTTAPKSSDVEEEEDSLLCNLREVQCLICCLLHQMYIADPNIVKLVHFQGYPCELLALTVAGIPSMHICLDFIPELIAQPELEKQIFAIQLLSFLCIQYALPKSLSVARLAINVMGTLLTVLTQSKRYAFFMPTLPCLVSFCQAFPPLYEDIMSLLIQIGQVCASDVATQTRDFDPIITRLQQLKERPNEVSGLCKDSPYKSCSRDITSVDPDVQLCQCVESTIIEIINMSVSGV; from the exons ATGGCGGAGTGCTCGGGGCTGCAGTCTGTCAGCCCGTTCGCCTTCGAGGCGATGCAGAAGGTGGACGTGGTGCGTCTGGCCGCGCTCAGCGACCCCGAGCTGCggctgctgctcccctgcctGGTTCGCATGGCCCTGTGCGCCCCCGCGGACCAGAGCCAGAGCTGGGCCCAGGACAAGAAGCTCATCCTGCGGCTCCTCTCGGGGGTGGAGGCCGTCAACTCCATCGTGGCTCTGCTGTCCGTCGACTTCCACGCGCTGGAGCAGGACgccagcaaagagcagcagctccg GCACAAGTTGGGAGGAGGCAGCGGGGAAAGCGTCCTGGTGTCGCAGCTGCAGCACGGGCTGACGCTGGAGTTCGAGCACAGCGATTCACCCCGACGGCTCCGGCTGGTGCTCAGCGAACTGCTGGCCATCATGAACAAG GTGTCAGAATCAAATGGGGAGTTTTTTCTCAAGTCTTCTGAGCTCTTTGAGAGCCCCGTCTACCTGGAGGAGGCAGCGGATGTTCTCTGCATCTTGCAAGCAG AGCTGCCATCGCTGTTGCCTATAGTTGATGTAGCCGAAGCGCTGCTGCATGTGAAGAATGGAGCCTGGTTCCTCTGCCTGCTGGTGGCCAATGTTCCTGATAGCTTCAATGAGG TCTGTAGAGGTTTGATTAAGAACGGAGAACGGCAAGATGAGGAAAGCGTTGGAGGCCGTCGCAGGACAGAAGCGCTGCGTCACCTCTGTAAGATGAACCCTTCCCAGGCTCTGAGGGTGCGAGGCATGGTG GTGGAAGAGTGCCATCTACCAGGTCTTGGTGTGGCTTTGACATTGGATCACACCAAAAATGAATCTTCAGATGATGGAGTGAGCGACCTGGTGTGTTTTGTGAGCGGTTTGCTACTAGGAACAAATGCCAAAGTTCGAACTTGGTTTGGAACTTTTATCCGAAATGGCCAACAG agaaaaagagataataTCAGTTCTGTGCTTTGGCAAATGAGGAggcagctgctcctggagctCATGGGAATCCTTCCCACGGTTCGCAGCACACACATTGTTGAAGAAGCAGATGTTGATACGGAGCCAAACGTGTCTGTGTATTCTGGACTGAAGGAGGAGCACGTTGTGAAAGCCAGCGCGCTGCTACGGCTCTATTGTGCCTTGATGGGAATTGCTGGGCTGAA ACCAACAGATGAAgaagctgagcagctgctgcagctgatgaCCAGTCGGCCGCCCGCAACCCCTGCTGGCGTTCGCTTTGTATCTCTCTCCTTCTGTATGCTTCTGGCCTTCTCCACTCTTGTCAG TACACCGGAACAGGAGCAGCTCATGGTGATGTGGCTTAGCTGGATGATAAAGGAAGAAGCTTACTTTGAAAG CATTTCTGGTGTGTCTGCTTCCTTTGGAGAGATGCTTCTCTTGGTAGCCATGTATTTCCACAGCAATCAGCTCAGCGCTATCATTGATTTGGTCTGCTCCACGCTGGGAATGAAG ATTGTTATAAAGCCCAGCTCTCTGAGCAGAATGAAGACAATCTTCACACAGGAGATCTTCACTGAGCAG gtTGTCACAGCCCACGCAGTTCGTGTGCCCGTTACGGGCAGTCTCAGTGCCAACATTACTGGTTTTCTACCCATTCACTGCATTTACCAGCTCTTAAGAAGCCGATCATTCACCAAGCACAAAGTATCCATTAAG gactGGATTTATCGGCAGCTCTGTGAAACCACCACTCCGCTCCAccctcagctgcttcctctTATTGATGTCTACATTAACTCCATTCTCACTCCTGCATCAAAATCCAACCCTGAAGCCACAAACCAGCCCGTCACTGAACAGGAGATACTGAACGTTTTTCAAGGACTCACTGGG ggagaaaacacTCGTCCTGCTCAGCGGTACAGCATCACCACGCAATTGCTTGTCCTCTACTATGTCCTGTCATATGAAGAAGCACTTCTGGCAAACACAAAGATCCTGG CTGCCATGCAAAGAAAACCCAAGTCTTACTCTTCAGCATTAATGGATCAGATTCCCATCAAGTACCTCATCCGGCAGGCACAGGGACTACAGCAGGAACTGGGAG GTCTGCACTCTGCGCTGTTACGCCTTCTTGCAACTAACTATCCACACCTCTGCATTGTGGAAGACTGGATCTGCGAGGAGCAGATCACAGGCACTGATGCCTTACTGAGGAGGATGCTTCTCACAACCATCGCGAAGAATCATTCTCCCAGCCAGCTCCAGGAAG CATTTTCCATGCTGCCTGGAAATCATACCCAGCTGATGCAGATTTTAGAGCACTTAACACTTCTCTCAGCTGGTGAATTGATCCCATATGCAGAAGTATTGACATCAAATATGAATTGCTTACTGAATGCTGGAGTCCCACGGAGGATTCTTCAGACCGTCAACAAACTGTGGATGGTTCTTAACACTGTGATGCCAAGAAG GTTGTGGGTGATGACTGTTAACGCTCTGCAGCCTTCAGTGAAAATAGTCCGACAGCAGAAGTACACCCAGAATGATCTGATGATCGATCCTTTGATTGTGCTGAGGTGTGATCAGAGAGTTCATAG GAGCCCCCCTCTGATGGATATAACTTTGCACATGTTGAATGGATATCTTCTTGCTTCAAAAGCTTACCTCAATGCTCacctgaaagaaacagcagagcaagACATGAGGCCATCCCAGAACAACGCCATGGGGCCGGAAACCCCAGAAGTTACAAGGGAAGAattgaaaaatgcattgcttgCTGCtcag gacAGCGCTGCCGTGCAGATTCTTTTAGAGATCTGCTTACcaacagaagaagagaaaacccAGAGCAGTAGTACCTACAGTTTGCTAAAGAGTGTTCAGAGTACCACGGCTCCTAAGAGTTCAGATgtagaggaagaagaagatAGCCTGCTGTGTAACCTTCGAGAGGTCCAGTGTCTGATCTGCTGTCTGCTGCATCAGATGTATATAGCTGACCCCAACATAGTAAAGCTGGTTCATTTCCAG GGTTATCCATGTGAACTGCTGGCACTGACAGTGGCAGGGATTCCATCGATGCACATCTGTCTGGATTTCATACCTGAGCTCATTGCCCAGCCTGAACTTGAAAAACAG ATATTTGCCATCCAGTTACTCTCGTTCTTGTGCATTCAATATGCTCTACCGAAATCTCTCAGCGTGGCTCGTTTGGCCATCAATGTGATGGGGACCCTACTCACAG TTTTAACCCAGTCGAAGCGCTATGCCTTTTTCATGCCAACCCTGCCTTGTTTGGTGTCATTCTGTCAAGCCTTCCCTCCTTTGTATGAGGATATTATGTCTCTGCTGATACAAATAGGGCAAGTTTGTGCCTCTGATGTTGCTACGCAGACAAGAGACTTTGACCCAATAATTACAC GTCTCCAGCAACTAAAGGAGAGACCAAATGAAGTGTCGGGACTTTGTAAAGATTCGCCTTACAAAAGTTGTTCAAGGGACATTACAAGCGTGGACCCCGATGTTCAGTTATGCCAGTGTGTTGAGAGTACTAtaattgaaataattaacaTGAGTGTAAGTGGAGTTTAG